DNA sequence from the Bombus huntii isolate Logan2020A chromosome 16, iyBomHunt1.1, whole genome shotgun sequence genome:
tatacttcaatatattttcctctagtaataaaaattttatccatataattattaaattcttctccaaacgaaaaaataattccaaaaatttcataaattttacaattgaGCATATATCTAGTATTTTCAGATTCTTCGATAAATCAACAATACAATAATTATGATAAGTAAtcttgaataaataaattaaaaatgataagAAAACAAAGGAAACATTTGAAACTCTCTTTTAGAAAGAGGTTATATATTTAGAGAAATGTATTGCTTGAATTTGTATTGATAAAGTGGTTACTAATAGCACAAccttaattaaattcaattagtTTATCAGTATAAGAATTTAGAAGTATAAATCAAAACATCTCACAATAcattatttcctttatattaaacaactattttcataaataaaataattccaattttttaacaaattttaagaatttacTCCAAAGTGTCCGTAATGTATTATTTCATGAATCTTTGAATGAAGCAATAGCATTGCTTATaatttgtacaatattttCTACACCGGTTTTAAGACATTCAAGATTCCACTGAAAGACTCCATTCACTAAGTGTCTCcattttatgtaaataaatatatatatggagTTTAATAGTAacggaaaaataaatttttgtcaaAACAAAAATTAGATCAAACCATTGGTCAATGGTGGAGGCCTCCGACTTTCAGTTTTTTTGATTGGCGAACTGTCCTGCTAGTTTCACTATCTGATGATTCAGACTCTGTGTCATTGTATCCAGGCATTGGTACACCTTCTGACTTTGTGACTTCACAAGTTTCAGCAGCGAAATTGCCTGTTATCTTTGCTTTCTCAAGTGCCCTAACTATAAATAGtacaaaaatacatttatgGCGCAGACAAATTTTGCagaacaatattatatatattttatagtgtAGCAAACacatttcaatatatttttaaaatataaaagtaacaTATATAAACTTTTACCTAAACTACAATCATGACAAAATATACTTAATGGagaataattgtaataatctTCCATTTAAactatattttcaattttcaatgaGTGTTAGAATAAaatctaattaattttctgattaatatttactttGAGACTCCAAGAGACTATTCTGGCGTTTCAAGTCATCAATATCCTGTTGATGAGAGGAATTCTTGCGTCGCATAAACTGTATATACTCAGCAGCTTTCTTCAGTATTTGTGCCCTACTTGCAACCTTTTCTCCTTGCAATGCAGGTACAGAGTCTCTAAGACTGGAGAAGCTATCCTTAATGTGATCCCGACGTTTCCGTTCCAGCGCATTATGATGTGCCCGTTTTTCTGCCTATCAATATAtacaatgtttttttatatcaaatcAAACTACATTATTTATAAGTTGTACAAAAATCTTACATCTAAATTCTTGCCTTATAATCAATATCAATCttaacattattattaaaaataaacatgtgtgtgtatatcttaatcttaattataaaattaaatctatAGATTAATACACATATTAGTCGAGTATCTTCATTTTATAAGATATtcaatgataaattatttacaagaataaattagttaaatCACACGGAAAATGTCCATTTAACCTCaacaatatttacattttatattttgaaaataaaacttgtttatatcgttaattaaataaaagatgttgaacaaatgaatgaaattaaaaagaatagaaGGAAAATAAAAGTGGATAATGAACTTACTTGAGAATAATATTGGGTATTGTTTGAATGCCTCTGCCTAGAATCGGAATCGTCACCTTCCTAAAAAACGATCTCTTTAACAAGGTCCATTGAAAGAACAGTTTTAAGGGCTTACATCGCTCTCAATGTCGATGTCTCGATCATCGTCACTCATTATAAATTCCTAGGCAAACAGGTAAACAAAAGATACTTTATCAACTttgtaagaaatataaaaacagTGTACATACAGTACATATATAACAAAACGCACGTAGGATTTGACAACCACGAAAGTCACTAATTCTTAGGAACTTGTCTAGGGTCTTTATTTTCAAAAGGCGCAGTGTTTGTTTATTTCTCAATTTCATAACAATAGAGAGGAATTATTTTCTCTCTGATAATAGATAGAAGATTTTATCGCAGAAATAACTAATAAActgttgaaataatttatatttaatagaagcaataaaataacaaagaacTGTCACTGATTATTGAAACGtacatatatgtcggagatagAAGGACAGCGGGATTTTCCGTCGGGAATGCTGGGAAAAACCACCCACTACCATAGTCAAGATTTTTATGTTTAAgcaataaaaataaggaaaataaCTTGTAATGTTCCAACCTGGCTTTACGACGATGGGTTCAGGTTAAAGGTGACATAACGGGTCACCagacgtagccacggtcacgggagggccgcgtacctgacagaggtacGGAATGATTTCGTTGTCACCATCATCTCGAACATCCTATTGCCATTACTCATAGCCTCTTGTAGTGCCCACATTCGTACTGATAAATATTAGCCACATCCGCGacggtaaagtaagtaaaggttcatAGAACGCCCCAAAATGCCAAACCTGACTccaacatatatatgtcgggtttacattagaatcagggttaggggcgtgaaacgaatcttcgtttggattacacgtgtcgctatgcaatagagaagacttCGACTaatgcaaatacgattatcatagaactggacaagtaaccgtggtaattagatactggAGAAACTAATGGCAACgatcttaggttcaataacgaatccgcggtcgacgggatgatagatgaacgtgctcacaaaatctaagtcggacgcgtaatattcacgggtcgtaaggggttactcttttcgtcgatgagatcgcgagagagaaatgaatttcccgtcccgatgatgccacagaggaaaactatatggggtgtgtctgaggacacgagatcatcggattcgtcgaggatagccttcgttcagaaggtGAGGGAatttggcgttgctgctaattggtcaatctccatatcggtggttagaaaaagatgctagccgccctcgagggaaagttgccaatgggagacgccgttcgttgaaaaataggtctctcctatTTTTCCGtagctgggacaaagactgtttgtttgaaggactttagtcaactaaatcttaagatttatgacgggccctcaggctagctgaacatgtactgcggagacgcatagacatctggcaatcatcttgctcgaagaatagggtctgcgtgtggcg
Encoded proteins:
- the LOC126874370 gene encoding protein max isoform X1, producing the protein MSDDDRDIDIESDEGDDSDSRQRHSNNAQYYSQEGDDSDSRQRHSNNTQYYSQEGDDSDSRQRHSNNTQYYSQAEKRAHHNALERKRRDHIKDSFSSLRDSVPALQGEKVASRAQILKKAAEYIQFMRRKNSSHQQDIDDLKRQNSLLESQIRALEKAKITGNFAAETCEVTKSEGVPMPGYNDTESESSDSETSRTVRQSKKLKVGGLHH
- the LOC126874370 gene encoding protein max isoform X3, which translates into the protein MSDDDRDIDIESDEGDDSDSRQRHSNNAQYYSQEGDDSDSRQRHSNNTQYYSQAEKRAHHNALERKRRDHIKDSFSSLRDSVPALQGEKVASRAQILKKAAEYIQFMRRKNSSHQQDIDDLKRQNSLLESQIRALEKAKITGNFAAETCEVTKSEGVPMPGYNDTESESSDSETSRTVRQSKKLKVGGLHH
- the LOC126874370 gene encoding protein max isoform X2, whose amino-acid sequence is MSDDDRDIDIESDEGDDSDSRQRHSNNAQYYSQEGDDSDSRQRHSNNTQYYSQAEKRAHHNALERKRRDHIKDSFSSLRDSVPALQGEKVASRAQILKKAAEYIQFMRRKNSSHQQDIDDLKRQNSLLESQIRALEKAKITGNFAAETCEVTKSEGVPMPGYNDTESESSDSETSRTVRQSKKLKVGGLHH
- the LOC126874370 gene encoding protein max isoform X5; this translates as MSDDDRDIDIESDEGDDSDSRQRHSNNTQYYSQAEKRAHHNALERKRRDHIKDSFSSLRDSVPALQGEKVASRAQILKKAAEYIQFMRRKNSSHQQDIDDLKRQNSLLESQIRALEKAKITGNFAAETCEVTKSEGVPMPGYNDTESESSDSETSRTVRQSKKLKVGGLHH
- the LOC126874370 gene encoding protein max isoform X6, which gives rise to MSDDDRDIDIESDEGDDSDSRQRHSNNTQYYSQAEKRAHHNALERKRRDHIKDSFSSLRDSVPALQGEKVASRAQILKKAAEYIQFMRRKNSSHQQDIDDLKRQNSLLESQIRALEKAKITGNFAAETCEVTKSEGVPMPGYNDTESESSDSETSRTVRQSKKLKVGGLHH
- the LOC126874370 gene encoding protein max isoform X4, whose amino-acid sequence is MSDDDRDIDIESDEGDDSDSRQRHSNNTQYYSQEGDDSDSRQRHSNNTQYYSQAEKRAHHNALERKRRDHIKDSFSSLRDSVPALQGEKVASRAQILKKAAEYIQFMRRKNSSHQQDIDDLKRQNSLLESQIRALEKAKITGNFAAETCEVTKSEGVPMPGYNDTESESSDSETSRTVRQSKKLKVGGLHH